One part of the Paramormyrops kingsleyae isolate MSU_618 chromosome 2, PKINGS_0.4, whole genome shotgun sequence genome encodes these proteins:
- the LOC111856505 gene encoding uncharacterized protein isoform X1 has protein sequence MKICTWTDLQAQMEMKKEAVPQKTEEDYSVGMLSHDGALAPVVVRRTTRLSNRGPSGERSTYAAVFGMSQQITACGERPKTVNQDCAHRGYFPGNTTRKSLSEIIGIKKCCTVNELDQATQFLGGKSDRGRGICTDMVLRSKTPKNLSLSRVNRRNRFGETLLHLAVMDEDIHLVREILKVGACANKADYAGWTPLHVAAATSHYGIVVTLLEAGAVVNFSGDKGVTPLHDAIESGNYKIVELLLSSGANPLQRMDDGRSALDMTMDACLRKLIERYQPKASQSSPGQCELWKWFCQDGSKVAKSALDSDAKASSTSGSFSPKKIACSKNQQSFGVEEVLKCRDSITAGDKDAVLSKPAIVFGKAGNGQVIAEGTEEDSQDSDFTPAITADNEKEHSELSLSQNNESIIICTEDLLGNGRNSDGNLVADVGEQFIHQISEDKAQECPESFTAYLEEATACCRVRNQMKEQNDLQTNFDLEQHKNGKNETVRCDLNIKQNFGYQTPKPIRNPSIAKDSVGNCEIRTSFESRTSDHEDDVNENMDECSISLLCPYARDSDLLCAPKAWHSLNACEGERLSTASNSTPSIKGSSSFSDSSTLSLLLEKSRSYDRFSASDLCKTSTAESQHEVSSFGEQYDIALSERISESFEIKNQSVEPLIACENKNNSTEVNQTLLEQDNDRYEPTVCMEHIEMIRLLSDSELSNLSNPETPYPEKDASICVPVNPINVEHFCNSLEDDCGALLALRGSGSCSSRVLSQENGCDITNWLLDSNTQVGSPKVVECVDLISQTIEDISQGAIEKAGLQCGQGLLSQQTLSCQSEFHISEQVSENAMSDNSGSVSKKEGLLESENNLSPHVLMSTSENLLCKFSCSSSKSQPMCHDTHNDDENCSFDSDCTYVSESCFLKSTEIEKLNNDSLNSGTSQDASNKYLKRQSKKQHDKFGKGSDQKRGKLIQDNVSNVDSIYIQEDCDPTDQSANILENLESGSDSINPVPCTVSVPILGHQVQLRRKSAPQRTCCMDYLTEVLPSKKRRSSKNFQSTSSALDKVKMKQDEIQAMDLTDPEHKGKFTEAFAQIQTLLNDVQNKHKAENENLTRKYRIASDSFKHGTLREQLSSLSSRQKRLLDILQRQNNLRVRFQMFHNKPFESQTTTEAPWTSMNICDAETIHKTQWRDCHTGTLDQLSEENCSGFSSALSLCNEAVLLSCSDQAQVTLGINYAGPQFTVKELPTDSGTFFDGFVNVDNQADMPPSFTVQASPVAVHTEHIESQIVKAPSELAHLIKRGTIKPGENVFRLKLKGNCHIASLQENGSIKDTGGQVYISPEQWIGSVLGPSVPMSPTYAWKKVTYRSKPLLEYIKKAGPVADDSTASQQNCPSKVTPPDLLKEMCTKSSISDLTRIQTILLVSDSEFMNNYELDQHWKRLLESDDWTI, from the exons ATGAAAATCTGTACATGGACAG atctgcaGGCTCAGATGGAAATGAAGAAAGAAGCAGTACCACAGAAAACAGAG GAAGATTACAGTGTGGGTATGTTGAGTCATGATGGTGCTTTAGCCCCAGTGGTGGTGCGACGTACTACAAGGCTGAGCAACAGGGGGCCATCAGGGGAGAG GAGTACATATGCTGCAGTCTTTGGCATGTCACAGCAAATAACTGCATGCGGTGAAAGACCAAAGACTGTGAACCAAGACTGTGCTCACAGAG GTTATTTTCCAGGCAATACAACAAGGAAGTCTTTGTCTGAGATCATCGGCATTAAAAAATGCTGCACAGTGAATGAACTGGATCAAGCTACACAGTTTTTGGGGGGCAAATCTGATCGTGGCAGAGGTATTT GTACAGATATGGTGTTAAGATCAAAGACGCCGAAGAACCTGTCCCTCAGCAGAGTTAACCGACGAAACAGGTTTGGAGAAACCCTGCTTCATCTAGCTGTGATGGACGAAGATATACATTTGGTGAGAGAGATATTAAAAGTTGGTGCCTGTGCAAACAAAGCTGACTATGCAG GCTGGACTCCACTACATGTGGCAGCAGCTACAAGTCATTATGGCATTGTCGTGACCCTACTTGAGGCTGGGGCTGTGGTTAACTTCTCTGGAGACAAGGGTGTCACTCCACTTCATGATGCCATAGAGTCAGGAAATTATAAG ATTGTAGAGCTGCTTTTGAGCAGTGGGGCAAATCCATTGCAGAGGATGGATGACGGAAGATCAGCCTTAGACATGACTATGGATGCTTGCTTGAGGAAACTGATAGAAAGATACCAGCCCAAAGCCAGTCAATCATCCCCAG GACAATGTGAGCTTTGGAAATGGTTTTGCCAAGATGGATCCAAG GTAGCAAAATCTGCACTCGACAGTGATGCCAAAGCAAGTTCCACTTCTGGAAGTTTTTCTCCAAAAAAGATTGCATGCAGTAAAAACCAACAATCATTTGGTGTGGAAGAAGTGTTAAAAT GTAGAGATTCAATAACTGCTGGGGACAAGGATGCTGTTTTATCAAAACCTGCCATTGTGTTCGGCAAAGCTGGAAATGGACAAGTTATTGCAGAAGGAACTGAAGAGGATAGTCAGGATTCAGATTTCACACCAGCCATAACAGCGGACAATGAAAAAGAACACTCAGAATTGTCACTGTCACAAAACAATGAGAGCATAATCATTTGTACTGAAGATTTGTTGGGGAATGGTAGAAACTCAGATGGTAACCTTGTGGCTGATGTTGGAGAACAGTTTATTCATCAAATCTCGGAAGACAAAGCTCAAGAGTGTCCTGAATCTTTCACAGCCTATTTAGAAGAAGCTACGGCTTGCTGTAGAGTCAGAAATCAAATGAAAGAGCAAAATGATTTACAAACAAATTTTGACTTGGAGCAACACAAAAATGGTAAAAATGAAACTGTGAGATGTGATTTGAACATAAAGCAGAACTTTGGCTACCAAACTCCTAAGCCTATAAGAAATCCCAGTATTGCCAAGGATTCTGTTGGAAATTGTGAAATCAGAACATCATTTGAATCCAGAACAAGTGACCATGAAGATGATGTGAATGAAAATATGGATGAGTGCAGCATATCACTGCTATGTCCTTATGCAAGGGATTCAGATCTTCTATGTGCTCCAAAGGCTTGGCATAGCCTGAATGCTTGTGAAGGCGAAAGGTTGTCTACAGCAAGCAATTCAACACCATCGATCAAAGGATCATCTAGCTTCTCGGACAGTAGCACACTATCACTACTTTTAGAAAAAAGCAGAAGTTATGATAGATTTTCAGCTTCTGATTTATGTAAAACTAGTACTGCAGAATCACAGCATGAAGTCTCAAGTTTTGGTGAACAATATGATATTGCCCTGTCTGAGAGAATTTCAGAATCTTTCGAGATTAAAAATCAGTCAGTTGAGCCATTAATTGCctgtgaaaacaaaaataacagcaCTGAAGTGAACCAAACATTGTTGGAACAAGATAATGACCGATATGAACCCACAGTGTGCATGGAACATATAGAAATGATTCGTTTGTTGTCAGACAGTGAACTTTCCAACTTATCTAATCCTGAGACTCCATACCCTGAGAAGGATGCATCGatctgtgtgcctgtaaatCCTATAAATGTAGAACATTTTTGCAACTCACTGGAAGATGATTGTGGTGCCCTTTTAGCTTTGAGGGGTTCTGGAAGTTGCAGCTCCAGAGTATTATCACAAGAAAATGGATGTGACATCACTAACTGGTTACTTGACTCTAACACCCAGGTGGGATCACCGAAAGTTGTAGAGTGTGTAGATCTTATCTCTCAGACAATAGAGGATATTTCACAGGGAGCAATTGAAAAGGCAGGTTTACAATGTGGCCAGGGGCTTCTCTCCCAACAAACATTGTCATGCCAGTCTGAGTTCCATATAAGTGAACAAGTTTCAGAGAATGCTATGAGTGACAATTCTGGCTCTGTATCCAAAAAGGAAGGACTGTTAGAATCAGAAAACAACTTAAGCCCTCATGTACTGATGTCCACTTCTGAAAATCTCCTGTGCAAATTCTCCTGCAGTTCAAGTAAATCACAGCCAATGTGTCATGACACACACAATGATGACGAAAACTGTTCATTTGATTCTGATTGTACTTATGTTTCagaatcttgctttttgaaaaGTACAGAAATTGAGAAGTTGAACAATGACAGCCTAAATTCAG GTACCAGCCAGGATGCAAGCAATAAATATTTGAAGAGGCAGAGTAAGAAGCAACACGATAAATTTGGCAAAGGGTCTGACCAGAAAAGGGGTAAATTAATACAAGACAATGTTTCCAACGTGGATTCAATCTACATTCAAGAAGATTGTGACCCAACTGACCAATCTGCCAATATCCTAGAAAACCTGGAAAGTGGAAGTGACTCCATTAACCCAGTTCCTTGCACAG TCTCTGTGCCTATTTTAGGACATCAAGTCCAGTTGAGAAGGAAATCAGCTCCTCAGAGGACTTGCTGCATGGACTATTTGACTGAGGTTCTACCCAGCAAAAAGCGCAGAAGTAGCAAAAAC TTTCAATCTACCTCATCCGCATTAGACAAAGTGAAAATGAAGCAAGACGAAATACAGGCCATGGATTTGACAGACCCAGAGCATAAAG GTAAATTTACTGAGGCATTTGCCCAGATCCAGACATTGCTCAATGATGTGCAGAACAAACACAAGGCAGAAAATGAAAATCTGACCAGAAAGTACAG gatTGCCTCTGATTCTTTTAAGCATGGCACTCTCAGAGAACAATTATCATCACTTTCTTCAAGGCAAAAACGCCTGTTGGATATACTGCAAAGACAGAACAATCTCAGAGTTAGATTTCAGATGTTCCACAACAAGCCTTTTGAGAGTCAAACCACCACAGAAGCTCCTTGGACAAGTATGAACATATGTGATGCCGAAACAATTCACAAAACCCAGTGGAGAGACTGTCACACTGGTACTCTGGACCAACTTTCAGAAGAAAACTGTTCAGGTTTCAGCTCAGCTTTGAGCCTCTGCAATGAAGCTGTTTTACTGAGCTGCAGTGACCAAGCCCAAGTTACTTTGGGTATCAATTATGCAGGACCCCAGTTCACAGTTAAGGAACTACCCACAGATTCAGGCACATTTTTTGATGGCTTTGTGAATGTTGATAACCAAGCAGACATGCCACCCAGTTTCACAGTCCAGGCTAGCCCAGTTGCAGTTCACACTGAACACATTGAATCACAGATTGTTAaggcaccatctgagctggcTCATCTTATTAAACGAGGCACCATCAAACCTGGAGAGAATGTGTTCAGGCTAAAGTTGAAG GGTAATTGTCACATAGCTTCCCTCCAGGAAAATGGATCTATAAAGGACACAGGAGGTCAAGTCTACATTTCTCCAGAGCAGTGGATTGGATCTGTTTTGGGGCCCAGTGTTCCTATGAGCCCAACATATGCATGGAAAAAg gtgACATACAGGTCCAAACCACTCTTAGAATACATAAAGAAGGCTGGCCCAGTGGCCGACGACTCCACAGCATCACAGCAAAACTGTCCATCCAAAGTCACACCTCCAGATCTCCTTAAAG AGATGTGTACCAAGTCCTCCATCAGTGATTTAACGAGGATACAGACCATTCTTCTAGTAAGTGACAGTGAGTTCATGAACAACTATGAACTGGACCAACATTGGAAGAGGCTGTTAGAGTCTGATGACTGGACCATTTGA
- the LOC111856505 gene encoding uncharacterized protein isoform X7 — translation MKICTWTDLQAQMEMKKEAVPQKTEEDYSVGMLSHDGALAPVVVRRTTRLSNRGPSGERSTYAAVFGMSQQITACGERPKTVNQDCAHRGTDMVLRSKTPKNLSLSRVNRRNRFGETLLHLAVMDEDIHLVREILKVGACANKADYAGWTPLHVAAATSHYGIVVTLLEAGAVVNFSGDKGVTPLHDAIESGNYKIVELLLSSGANPLQRMDDGRSALDMTMDACLRKLIERYQPKASQSSPGQCELWKWFCQDGSKVAKSALDSDAKASSTSGSFSPKKIACSKNQQSFGVEEVLKCRDSITAGDKDAVLSKPAIVFGKAGNGQVIAEGTEEDSQDSDFTPAITADNEKEHSELSLSQNNESIIICTEDLLGNGRNSDGNLVADVGEQFIHQISEDKAQECPESFTAYLEEATACCRVRNQMKEQNDLQTNFDLEQHKNGKNETVRCDLNIKQNFGYQTPKPIRNPSIAKDSVGNCEIRTSFESRTSDHEDDVNENMDECSISLLCPYARDSDLLCAPKAWHSLNACEGERLSTASNSTPSIKGSSSFSDSSTLSLLLEKSRSYDRFSASDLCKTSTAESQHEVSSFGEQYDIALSERISESFEIKNQSVEPLIACENKNNSTEVNQTLLEQDNDRYEPTVCMEHIEMIRLLSDSELSNLSNPETPYPEKDASICVPVNPINVEHFCNSLEDDCGALLALRGSGSCSSRVLSQENGCDITNWLLDSNTQVGSPKVVECVDLISQTIEDISQGAIEKAGLQCGQGLLSQQTLSCQSEFHISEQVSENAMSDNSGSVSKKEGLLESENNLSPHVLMSTSENLLCKFSCSSSKSQPMCHDTHNDDENCSFDSDCTYVSESCFLKSTEIEKLNNDSLNSGTSQDASNKYLKRQSKKQHDKFGKGSDQKRGKLIQDNVSNVDSIYIQEDCDPTDQSANILENLESGSDSINPVPCTVSVPILGHQVQLRRKSAPQRTCCMDYLTEVLPSKKRRSSKNFQSTSSALDKVKMKQDEIQAMDLTDPEHKGKFTEAFAQIQTLLNDVQNKHKAENENLTRKYRIASDSFKHGTLREQLSSLSSRQKRLLDILQRQNNLRVRFQMFHNKPFESQTTTEAPWTSMNICDAETIHKTQWRDCHTGTLDQLSEENCSGFSSALSLCNEAVLLSCSDQAQVTLGINYAGPQFTVKELPTDSGTFFDGFVNVDNQADMPPSFTVQASPVAVHTEHIESQIVKAPSELAHLIKRGTIKPGENVFRLKLKGNCHIASLQENGSIKDTGGQVYISPEQWIGSVLGPSVPMSPTYAWKKVTYRSKPLLEYIKKAGPVADDSTASQQNCPSKVTPPDLLKEMCTKSSISDLTRIQTILLVSDSEFMNNYELDQHWKRLLESDDWTI, via the exons ATGAAAATCTGTACATGGACAG atctgcaGGCTCAGATGGAAATGAAGAAAGAAGCAGTACCACAGAAAACAGAG GAAGATTACAGTGTGGGTATGTTGAGTCATGATGGTGCTTTAGCCCCAGTGGTGGTGCGACGTACTACAAGGCTGAGCAACAGGGGGCCATCAGGGGAGAG GAGTACATATGCTGCAGTCTTTGGCATGTCACAGCAAATAACTGCATGCGGTGAAAGACCAAAGACTGTGAACCAAGACTGTGCTCACAGAG GTACAGATATGGTGTTAAGATCAAAGACGCCGAAGAACCTGTCCCTCAGCAGAGTTAACCGACGAAACAGGTTTGGAGAAACCCTGCTTCATCTAGCTGTGATGGACGAAGATATACATTTGGTGAGAGAGATATTAAAAGTTGGTGCCTGTGCAAACAAAGCTGACTATGCAG GCTGGACTCCACTACATGTGGCAGCAGCTACAAGTCATTATGGCATTGTCGTGACCCTACTTGAGGCTGGGGCTGTGGTTAACTTCTCTGGAGACAAGGGTGTCACTCCACTTCATGATGCCATAGAGTCAGGAAATTATAAG ATTGTAGAGCTGCTTTTGAGCAGTGGGGCAAATCCATTGCAGAGGATGGATGACGGAAGATCAGCCTTAGACATGACTATGGATGCTTGCTTGAGGAAACTGATAGAAAGATACCAGCCCAAAGCCAGTCAATCATCCCCAG GACAATGTGAGCTTTGGAAATGGTTTTGCCAAGATGGATCCAAG GTAGCAAAATCTGCACTCGACAGTGATGCCAAAGCAAGTTCCACTTCTGGAAGTTTTTCTCCAAAAAAGATTGCATGCAGTAAAAACCAACAATCATTTGGTGTGGAAGAAGTGTTAAAAT GTAGAGATTCAATAACTGCTGGGGACAAGGATGCTGTTTTATCAAAACCTGCCATTGTGTTCGGCAAAGCTGGAAATGGACAAGTTATTGCAGAAGGAACTGAAGAGGATAGTCAGGATTCAGATTTCACACCAGCCATAACAGCGGACAATGAAAAAGAACACTCAGAATTGTCACTGTCACAAAACAATGAGAGCATAATCATTTGTACTGAAGATTTGTTGGGGAATGGTAGAAACTCAGATGGTAACCTTGTGGCTGATGTTGGAGAACAGTTTATTCATCAAATCTCGGAAGACAAAGCTCAAGAGTGTCCTGAATCTTTCACAGCCTATTTAGAAGAAGCTACGGCTTGCTGTAGAGTCAGAAATCAAATGAAAGAGCAAAATGATTTACAAACAAATTTTGACTTGGAGCAACACAAAAATGGTAAAAATGAAACTGTGAGATGTGATTTGAACATAAAGCAGAACTTTGGCTACCAAACTCCTAAGCCTATAAGAAATCCCAGTATTGCCAAGGATTCTGTTGGAAATTGTGAAATCAGAACATCATTTGAATCCAGAACAAGTGACCATGAAGATGATGTGAATGAAAATATGGATGAGTGCAGCATATCACTGCTATGTCCTTATGCAAGGGATTCAGATCTTCTATGTGCTCCAAAGGCTTGGCATAGCCTGAATGCTTGTGAAGGCGAAAGGTTGTCTACAGCAAGCAATTCAACACCATCGATCAAAGGATCATCTAGCTTCTCGGACAGTAGCACACTATCACTACTTTTAGAAAAAAGCAGAAGTTATGATAGATTTTCAGCTTCTGATTTATGTAAAACTAGTACTGCAGAATCACAGCATGAAGTCTCAAGTTTTGGTGAACAATATGATATTGCCCTGTCTGAGAGAATTTCAGAATCTTTCGAGATTAAAAATCAGTCAGTTGAGCCATTAATTGCctgtgaaaacaaaaataacagcaCTGAAGTGAACCAAACATTGTTGGAACAAGATAATGACCGATATGAACCCACAGTGTGCATGGAACATATAGAAATGATTCGTTTGTTGTCAGACAGTGAACTTTCCAACTTATCTAATCCTGAGACTCCATACCCTGAGAAGGATGCATCGatctgtgtgcctgtaaatCCTATAAATGTAGAACATTTTTGCAACTCACTGGAAGATGATTGTGGTGCCCTTTTAGCTTTGAGGGGTTCTGGAAGTTGCAGCTCCAGAGTATTATCACAAGAAAATGGATGTGACATCACTAACTGGTTACTTGACTCTAACACCCAGGTGGGATCACCGAAAGTTGTAGAGTGTGTAGATCTTATCTCTCAGACAATAGAGGATATTTCACAGGGAGCAATTGAAAAGGCAGGTTTACAATGTGGCCAGGGGCTTCTCTCCCAACAAACATTGTCATGCCAGTCTGAGTTCCATATAAGTGAACAAGTTTCAGAGAATGCTATGAGTGACAATTCTGGCTCTGTATCCAAAAAGGAAGGACTGTTAGAATCAGAAAACAACTTAAGCCCTCATGTACTGATGTCCACTTCTGAAAATCTCCTGTGCAAATTCTCCTGCAGTTCAAGTAAATCACAGCCAATGTGTCATGACACACACAATGATGACGAAAACTGTTCATTTGATTCTGATTGTACTTATGTTTCagaatcttgctttttgaaaaGTACAGAAATTGAGAAGTTGAACAATGACAGCCTAAATTCAG GTACCAGCCAGGATGCAAGCAATAAATATTTGAAGAGGCAGAGTAAGAAGCAACACGATAAATTTGGCAAAGGGTCTGACCAGAAAAGGGGTAAATTAATACAAGACAATGTTTCCAACGTGGATTCAATCTACATTCAAGAAGATTGTGACCCAACTGACCAATCTGCCAATATCCTAGAAAACCTGGAAAGTGGAAGTGACTCCATTAACCCAGTTCCTTGCACAG TCTCTGTGCCTATTTTAGGACATCAAGTCCAGTTGAGAAGGAAATCAGCTCCTCAGAGGACTTGCTGCATGGACTATTTGACTGAGGTTCTACCCAGCAAAAAGCGCAGAAGTAGCAAAAAC TTTCAATCTACCTCATCCGCATTAGACAAAGTGAAAATGAAGCAAGACGAAATACAGGCCATGGATTTGACAGACCCAGAGCATAAAG GTAAATTTACTGAGGCATTTGCCCAGATCCAGACATTGCTCAATGATGTGCAGAACAAACACAAGGCAGAAAATGAAAATCTGACCAGAAAGTACAG gatTGCCTCTGATTCTTTTAAGCATGGCACTCTCAGAGAACAATTATCATCACTTTCTTCAAGGCAAAAACGCCTGTTGGATATACTGCAAAGACAGAACAATCTCAGAGTTAGATTTCAGATGTTCCACAACAAGCCTTTTGAGAGTCAAACCACCACAGAAGCTCCTTGGACAAGTATGAACATATGTGATGCCGAAACAATTCACAAAACCCAGTGGAGAGACTGTCACACTGGTACTCTGGACCAACTTTCAGAAGAAAACTGTTCAGGTTTCAGCTCAGCTTTGAGCCTCTGCAATGAAGCTGTTTTACTGAGCTGCAGTGACCAAGCCCAAGTTACTTTGGGTATCAATTATGCAGGACCCCAGTTCACAGTTAAGGAACTACCCACAGATTCAGGCACATTTTTTGATGGCTTTGTGAATGTTGATAACCAAGCAGACATGCCACCCAGTTTCACAGTCCAGGCTAGCCCAGTTGCAGTTCACACTGAACACATTGAATCACAGATTGTTAaggcaccatctgagctggcTCATCTTATTAAACGAGGCACCATCAAACCTGGAGAGAATGTGTTCAGGCTAAAGTTGAAG GGTAATTGTCACATAGCTTCCCTCCAGGAAAATGGATCTATAAAGGACACAGGAGGTCAAGTCTACATTTCTCCAGAGCAGTGGATTGGATCTGTTTTGGGGCCCAGTGTTCCTATGAGCCCAACATATGCATGGAAAAAg gtgACATACAGGTCCAAACCACTCTTAGAATACATAAAGAAGGCTGGCCCAGTGGCCGACGACTCCACAGCATCACAGCAAAACTGTCCATCCAAAGTCACACCTCCAGATCTCCTTAAAG AGATGTGTACCAAGTCCTCCATCAGTGATTTAACGAGGATACAGACCATTCTTCTAGTAAGTGACAGTGAGTTCATGAACAACTATGAACTGGACCAACATTGGAAGAGGCTGTTAGAGTCTGATGACTGGACCATTTGA